From the Papaver somniferum cultivar HN1 chromosome 2, ASM357369v1, whole genome shotgun sequence genome, the window ACAAGTGACTTCGTACATCGCTAACGGttgcttcatttttttttttgttaattcctATTCATCTATCTTGGTTGTTAACGTCCAGAGATTCTTTTTCATCTTTACCAAAAAAATAGCTTTGCATGGTTGCATTCTCACTTGAGATGACTCACATGACCATATTAGTAATATATCCAACCAAGTAACAACATGCATAAATCCTACATAGTCATATATATATGAATCACGTGACACATACGTAGGAGAACCATCAAACAGTCTGATAATTTTCATGCTTCCTCCCACGGTTGGGTAGGAGTTAGAATCCCATAATCATGAATCCACTCCAATTTAAGGAGTTTCGAAATAATCTACGGACCACTAGTCTaggatatcaaaagaaaaaaaaccacaTACATAGGTACCTCATGTGCAACACAATCGTATCCATACAAACACACATATTACAAGAACATGATATACTACAAATCCACTGGCCCAATAATGGAAAGTTATTACAACGCATAATAAGAAACAGCCACGCATAATAAGCATTAAGCAACACTCTCTATAGATGCAATACAATGTATGATTTGATTGATAGTGGTTGATCGAAGTTTAGTTATTTATATTGAACAGGAGCAAGCAGCTTTCCCATAAAAGTATACATTCTTCTTCTTCCGCAACATCTAAAGCTCCAAATAAGAAAGGTATAGAAACCAACACGCACCTCCTGGATTGagtaccaaaaaaatcaaaaaaataataattaaaagtgAGAACATTGAGAAAAAGGTAAGAAAATCGTTGTAGAAATATCGGAATGTTACTACTATAGTTACGTGCTTCTCTTGTTTTCAGTGTTGCGGTTAAGTTTCCCTTGGCGAGTAGATTATTGATGTGGATGGTAGAAAATATGTTGGCTACTATCTAAAAGAATGCTTAGCTATTTTAGTGTTATCCCAAAAACATTAATAGAAAAGACTTACAATAGTAGGGAACGATCTTCCAAAGCTGGTTTTCTCCATTCTTCCATCCCCAGAGAACGATAATGTTTCCATCATGTACTCCTCCATCTTGCTTATCTCCCTTGAAAGCATCGATATTCAAATGGATATCATTTACCATCCTTATGCATCTGTAACCATTACCCAAGTCCTTGCTCTCTGTCCACAAGACCGACTGATCGAGATAATTTGGATTGTAGGGAACTAGTCGAACCTGCAATCAAATATAAACAAGATATGCCACGGTCATTCTAAGTTACAAAAACAATATACTTTAGACTTTAGTTCGTATATTAGTCAGTATAGATCTCAGTAATATTCTTTCGGATATTTGATGAGTCGGTATGAtatttcagttttaattttctttatatatatacCCCACAATAAAAAATTGATCGATGAACAAAATCCAAACAGACATTATGCTGCTCGTGGTATGCGATggcaataatataaaaatatgatTGAAAATAAATGACAGCAAAATGCTATCCACTTCTAACCATAAAAAGTGCCGACACTAAAGTCCCCATGTGGCAACACAAGGAGGGACTagggagaaagaaaatgaaaatcatTTCAAGACAAGAAAGTTATTACTCGATGAACTTTCAACTCATTTGGTATCATGTTTGACGCTTTCATACGTGTAAAATAAAATCGAAGCGTCTTGAATGATTGAACACATAATAAACCCACTGTTTATCCTCTTGAAAAGTTTCAAAAATGTGAAATCTAACGAAGTGGATGTATAAATCAAGAACTCGCACAGCACAATATTTTCAAGAAAAATTAGACATATTATACTAATATAATAATGATATGTACCCCAAATGGACTGAAAAGAAGCTGGAGTTCTTACGGGATTAGTCTCAGCGATGGAGTGCTTAATGGCCTGGCCCGTAGCTTTATTAACCAGAGCAAATGAAGGCATACCCGTTTCATCCTTAACCCTTGTACTGAACTGCTCATCTTTGATCCAATGCTAGTAGAAcagtaaaacaaaacaaaaaatttgaTTAAACCCCAAgcttaaaaatcaaaatcaatgaaATCCAAGCGGAAATGATTAGTACCTGAAACTCGTCGTTTTCATTAGATCGGGATAAAACAACTTCTCCATCTCTAATGGTAAGAGAATAATCAGGGTCTGCTTTAGAGTAAATCCTAAAAGTGCGTTTGTTATGAATGTCAGGCATACCAGCTGAACCCTGGCTACTACCATCATATTCATGACTAGGTGGGCGACGATGATTCCCGAAACTTTCATGGCGGAATTCATCAGATGGGTTTTGTTCAAAACTTTGATGCTCATGTGAAACATGTTGAACTACTGATGGATAACCAGGAGATTGAGTGTGTCCCCCATATCCAAATTCTTgtcctggtggtggtggaggtgcttCACCAAATCTTTCATAATGTGGAGGTCTTTCCTCAAATCTCTCGTTGTGTGGAGGAGGTCTTTCATGGTGATGTTGTTTGTGTTCACTTGtgtatgatggtggtggtggtggtccataaccatattcatcttgtTGTTCACTTCtgtatgatggtggtggtggtggttgatgacgatattcctcttcttcttgttctctaCGATGACGATTGTGATGTTCAAATGGGAATTCCATGATTTGGGTAAATGGAGGTGATAAAATGTAGATTCTTCAGAAGGATAATAATGCAGAGAGTTTTGGAGTTGTGATATtacttttcttttgttgtttcccGCAGACGACTTATTTATGAACCCGTCTTGTTTGAATACgcgttcctttttttttcttttttttaataaacaatTTGAATACGTGTTTACTTAGTGATGGGCTGTCGACGGAACTTATTTATGGTAACGGATAACCCCGTTTCCGTTACAATAACAGTTATCTTAATGTATGCTGTATTATTTTCGtcccaaatttgaaattcaaTTATGGTTCCTTTACGTTTAAGTCATCGAATATCAGATAGTATTTCGATAATTTCTGGTATccgatagaaaacaataaaaccaGTTTTTCAGTTTTAAATTTAGGTTAAAATCTTCAGTTTTCAGTCTAAAATTCATGTCAAACACAAAGTAAACACGTACAAATGTTCCAAACTGCTTAGTTATATGTTCttgcaaaagaaaacacaaagaaaTTCAAAAATTTGGATCCTTGGACTGAAATGTGAGTTTTCATAACTTGAAAGCAGCCTGCAGATGCATTCCTCCTTCTTTATTCTTATACATGTAAAACGGAGTATTTTTTACATCTGCAttttaaagaaactgaaatgtgtTGGTTAGCAATGCAAGAATATGAAAGGAAATGAAAGTTACTAACCAGTTCTAGCATTATCAGTGAGATCTGGAAATTAACCAATCACTTAGCAAAGCATGCTTGAACATCTTCTGGAGCTAATGAActtgtt encodes:
- the LOC113346915 gene encoding ricin B-like lectin EULS3, with the protein product MEFPFEHHNRHRREQEEEEYRHQPPPPPSYRSEQQDEYGYGPPPPPSYTSEHKQHHHERPPPHNERFEERPPHYERFGEAPPPPPGQEFGYGGHTQSPGYPSVVQHVSHEHQSFEQNPSDEFRHESFGNHRRPPSHEYDGSSQGSAGMPDIHNKRTFRIYSKADPDYSLTIRDGEVVLSRSNENDEFQHWIKDEQFSTRVKDETGMPSFALVNKATGQAIKHSIAETNPVRLVPYNPNYLDQSVLWTESKDLGNGYRCIRMVNDIHLNIDAFKGDKQDGGVHDGNIIVLWGWKNGENQLWKIVPYY